DNA sequence from the bacterium genome:
TATAGGTGCTTTATCTATAAATTTTACCTTTCTTGATCTGTAATCAACTGATTTCATCTGATCTACCATAATAACACCTGAGATAATACCATCTTCAGGAATTTTAACATGTAAAGGGATATTACGATTGGTGTTTGTTATTGGACAAACAAATGAAAGTCCCGTTTTTTGATTGAAGATTGTATTAGAAACTACAAGAGCAGGCCTTCTGCCTTTTTGTTCATGTCCGGATTGAGGATCAAATGTTAAGGCGATAAAATCTCCCTTTTTCGGTATATATTGTTCCATTACCAAACTTCTCCTCCAACTGGTTTGCCCCAATCAATTTCTTCTGGCCTATAGTCTTCAGGCATTTGAGAAAGAAGACTTTTTAATTTATATTTTCCACGATTTACAGTTGTCGGTTTTACAACAATTTTACCATTATGTATAGAAATATCTACATCATCACCGATTGCTACGTGTACTTTACGAAGAATATCTTTAGGAAAACGAACTCCCTGGCTATTACCCCATTTTTGTATTTTAGTAATCATAATATTTCCTCTTTAGACAATTAGCAGTATATCCAAAGTATATACAACAAAAACAAAAAAGTCAAGTATAATTATTTTGCTAACATTTGGCTCTGAGGTGCGGCCAACTAATGCCATCCAGAAGCCATGTTTGATGTAAGAATAAAGGTACGATAATGTCCGCACAGTTATTCTTTTCATGGACGGCGAAAACCGTCAAAAGCAGATGAAAAATGGGAAAAAACCGTTACAGCCGCATCCGGCAGCAGCCATGGGGATATGCCAGCCCTTTATCTACTTGGCAAAATAATTTACTCTTGGCATATTTTGAAAATCATTATCTTGTGTCCAAACTATAGCTTCAAATTTATTTGCTGTTGCCAGAATAATACTATCTGCCATTGGGATTTTATTTCTTAAACTAATAACAGCTGCGGACATTGCAATTTCTAATGTTAGATCAACAATTTGCCCTTGTTTCATTAAAGCAATACCTTGAAGTGCACTATTTTCATCTTTTTCACGAAGAATGACTTTGAATACCTCATAGATAGTAATTGAGGGAACAATTAATGACTCTACATTTGAAAGTGGTTCTTCAAACTGACTTGCATTTTTACCACCAGAGAAATACTCAAGCCACCCAGATGAATCTACAATATTCACACTCTATCCCCTTCTCTTTCGAAATTGATGTCAATTCCTTTTAAAAAACCCTTCATATCAGTTATCTTTCTAACGGGGATAAGTTCAATTCTGTCTTCATATTGCATGACTTGCATTCGTTGGCCAGGAAGCAACTTTAATGATTCTCTCACATTCTTAGGTATTACGACTTGAAATTTGGGTGAAATTTTTACTGCTTCCATTTTCAATCTCCTTATTAAAGCCCTTGTCGTAATACGTTAATACTATCGATACTAAAAATCAACTTCTTTTTGGCTATCGTCAAAAAATATAGGGGTATAACGGTGCGGTTCAGTGAGTGCAAAAGCCAAGAGAAATCTCGACAACTGAAGTGATTCCACTGAGCTCTAATAAACCTAAAAACCGGTGCGCTTTTGCATCCACTGCAACCGCATGGTTAGCAGGAATTTATTAATTGCCGCGTCTCACTTCTTGCAAGATGTCAATGATTTCTTCTTTCGAGATATCTATCTTTATTCCTTTAACATTAAGAGGAGAAGTTATTTTCTTAAAAGGTTTTACAATAAACGACGATCCATCTTTTCTTTTTATTAATACCTCACCTTCAATTTGTGCTTTATTTAAAATAGAAGCAAATTTTTGTCTGGCCTCTGAAAAAGTATATACTATCATGGCTCAACCTCGATCGTTTTTATATTTAAAGTCTTTGAAATTGTTTTTAATTTATCATCAAGTGTTAATAGTGCGGCTTTTTGCCTGATAGCACACTCAATAAAATATGCATCATAAGCATAGATATTATTTTCATATGCAATTGACAGGGCATTTTTTAAATCAATATCAAGGAATCTTATTGGTATCTTCTGATAGTAATCAATAGCTGTTCTTGCCTGGCTTAATGTTAATCTGTTCCTTTTAAACATCGCAGAAAAGGCATTACTAATTTCCCAGTGCAAAGATTGTGGTGCAATCAATTCACATCCGATCGTGTGCTGAATTAATTTATTTTTATGCTTTTCATTTGTGATTACTGCTATGACAACAGATGTGTCGATTACGATTAGCATTTACGTTCACACTCCATGTGTACAATTGTACAACTAATTTAATTCATACTACATGCATTGTCAAGTATTTTTTACCTGCTAACAATTCTTATCTTAAATAAACCGAAATTTACTTGAAAAAGTGCCTTTCCATCTGCAAAATGATAATACCCTTATTTTCATTTATTTGATTGAAAGGAGAATACTATGAAACTCCAAAATCTCGAGATGCCTGTCCCGAGTTTTATACGGGGAAAAGGCACTATATCTCCGATAAATTCGTTATTGGTATTGACCCGGCTAAAAACAAACACCAGGCCATGGTTCTTGATCCCAAAGGAATTCCTGTCGGGAAATCCTTTTCTTTTCAAAGTTCTTACAACGGTTTCCATTTCAAACTCATTCCCTTTCCTGGTTCTTCCTGACTAGCGAATCTATAAATTAGTCGGGCCGAATAATTAGAATCGGCAGCGACGAAATAAAGTCGGGCAGGGAAGTTTAAACAACCGGGACGGTACTTTGAGACTGCAATAGGTGAAGTGCGTCCGGACTTGAGGGAAAGGTACAAGCTTCTTGAGCTTAAAAGTGACCGTTGTCAAAGAACGATAATCAATTTAAAGATATACTTTTTACTTGACTTTCAGCAAGTAGACCAAGCTCACCAGCGGTAATGGAGCGTCTCGCACTGAGCCTGTCGAAGTGCAGCGGAATAGCGGTCAGGTGGAGTGTCTTGTTAGCGAATTATAATTTTTTCAAGAAATCATTTACTGTTATCCTTGCTTGTTTTAATATATGTGAAAGGGTTGACCGCTTTATCGGCTTATGCGCCGGAACTATAATTTTTAATACCTCATTTTCAATATGTTTTTGCAACCTTATATGCGAACCTTTTTGTCGAACTATTACCCACCCATCCCTTTGTAACGCTTTGATGACCTTGTCGTAATTTAAACTCGGCACCTTGCTCATATCGATAATTCCACTTCTTCAGCGTGGGTAGCTTTGAAAGTATCATCTGCTACCGGTTCTAAATAAAGTTCAATTGCCTCACGAATATTTTTTAATGCTTCTTCTTTCGTATCGCCTTCTGAAATACATCCCGGCAGAGAAGGCACTATAGCTGTATATCCTCCATCATCGCTTGGTTCCAAATAAATTTTCAGTTTCATATCTATCCTCTTATTTCTATTTCTCGCTAACGATTCTTATCTTAAATAAGCCGGAATTTACTTGATAAAGTGCTTTTCCGTCTGCAAAATGATAATACCCTTATCTGATTGAAAGGAATATACTATAAAATTACAATATTCCGGGATAAAAGGCAATTTATTTCCGATAAATTCATTACATCCCTGCCGGGAAATCTTTTTCTCTTCAAAATCTGTGCAGCGGTTTTCACTTTAAACTCTGGCAGGGAAGTTTAAACAACCGGGACGGTACATTCGCAATGACTTTGAGACTGCAATAGCCAAGGTGCGTCCGGAGTTCAGGAAAAGGTACATGCTTCTTGAGATTAAAGAAGAGCGTTTTCAAGAACAAATTCAAAATTATCTTTTATTTTTCTTTTGCTTTTCAGCAGGCAGCCGCGCTTAACCAGTTGGGTTGAACCTGAGTGAACTCCAGAATCTAATTCCAGGAGCTAAGGTTCTATAGTTGCTCCGGGCAGATCAGCTTTACTGTTGGAAAATATGTTTTGTATCTATTTACATCTCGTGTAATTAAGTCCAGTCCAAGTACTGCTGCATGTGCTCCAATATAGAAATCGGGTAAGGGGGATCTCTTTATCCCTTTATTCTTTCTATACTTTAGATAAACTTTACCGGCCAGAAAAAGAGCTTCTTTAGGAATTTCCAGCATCTGGAATCCACCTTTATGGATGGCTGATTCCAACTCCTCAATCTTTCCAAAACCTATAGAGACTTCTGTGTACACAATTGAGTTAATATAGAGCGTTTCGTAAAGGCTATAATTTGCCAATACCGATTCAGACCAATCCGCCCAATTTGGGTCATCAAGAAAAATGTCCAAAATAACGTTTGAGTCAACAAGAAGGCCCTTCACCTATCCTCCCTTGTTAATGCCATAATCTCATCTGTCGTCATTTTAACATCTGCAATGCCGCGTAATTTTGCAAATTTACGGGTTGCAGCTTTTTTCCCTTTTAATTTCACTAAAAAGACGCGGCCTTCTTCCTCAATAAAATCAACTTCTGTTGCCGGGGTTATCCTTAATTTTTCACGAATGTGCTGGGGAATTGTTACTTGACCTTTTGTAGTTACTCTCATTATGTGACCTCCAGTACTAAGTATTACTGGTAATAATAATACATTATACAGCCAAAGTCAATATCAATTTATAGAATTATTTAACGATTCTTATCTTAAATAAACCGGAATTTACTTGATAAATTGACTTTCCTAAACAACCGGCACAGCACATCCGCAATGACTTTGAGACTGCAATAGGTGAA
Encoded proteins:
- a CDS encoding type II toxin-antitoxin system PemK/MazF family toxin is translated as MEQYIPKKGDFIALTFDPQSGHEQKGRRPALVVSNTIFNQKTGLSFVCPITNTNRNIPLHVKIPEDGIISGVIMVDQMKSVDYRSRKVKFIDKAPIGVLNEALSILDAIIYDE
- a CDS encoding AbrB/MazE/SpoVT family DNA-binding domain-containing protein — encoded protein: MITKIQKWGNSQGVRFPKDILRKVHVAIGDDVDISIHNGKIVVKPTTVNRGKYKLKSLLSQMPEDYRPEEIDWGKPVGGEVW
- a CDS encoding type II toxin-antitoxin system VapC family toxin — its product is MNIVDSSGWLEYFSGGKNASQFEEPLSNVESLIVPSITIYEVFKVILREKDENSALQGIALMKQGQIVDLTLEIAMSAAVISLRNKIPMADSIILATANKFEAIVWTQDNDFQNMPRVNYFAK
- a CDS encoding AbrB/MazE/SpoVT family DNA-binding domain-containing protein; this translates as MEAVKISPKFQVVIPKNVRESLKLLPGQRMQVMQYEDRIELIPVRKITDMKGFLKGIDINFEREGDRV
- a CDS encoding type II toxin-antitoxin system Phd/YefM family antitoxin, coding for MIVYTFSEARQKFASILNKAQIEGEVLIKRKDGSSFIVKPFKKITSPLNVKGIKIDISKEEIIDILQEVRRGN
- a CDS encoding type II toxin-antitoxin system VapC family toxin yields the protein MLIVIDTSVVIAVITNEKHKNKLIQHTIGCELIAPQSLHWEISNAFSAMFKRNRLTLSQARTAIDYYQKIPIRFLDIDLKNALSIAYENNIYAYDAYFIECAIRQKAALLTLDDKLKTISKTLNIKTIEVEP
- a CDS encoding type II toxin-antitoxin system HicA family toxin, with amino-acid sequence MSKVPSLNYDKVIKALQRDGWVIVRQKGSHIRLQKHIENEVLKIIVPAHKPIKRSTLSHILKQARITVNDFLKKL
- a CDS encoding type II toxin-antitoxin system HicB family antitoxin, encoding MKLKIYLEPSDDGGYTAIVPSLPGCISEGDTKEEALKNIREAIELYLEPVADDTFKATHAEEVELSI
- a CDS encoding PIN domain-containing protein, whose amino-acid sequence is MKGLLVDSNVILDIFLDDPNWADWSESVLANYSLYETLYINSIVYTEVSIGFGKIEELESAIHKGGFQMLEIPKEALFLAGKVYLKYRKNKGIKRSPLPDFYIGAHAAVLGLDLITRDVNRYKTYFPTVKLICPEQL
- a CDS encoding AbrB/MazE/SpoVT family DNA-binding domain-containing protein, producing the protein MRVTTKGQVTIPQHIREKLRITPATEVDFIEEEGRVFLVKLKGKKAATRKFAKLRGIADVKMTTDEIMALTREDR